The proteins below are encoded in one region of Parvicella tangerina:
- a CDS encoding exo-beta-N-acetylmuramidase NamZ family protein, which translates to MKVLNSKWIGVELMVLLLCVLPLSIITQNFDRSIITGAERVEDYLPLLKDKKVGIVTNQTGIIKDVHLVDSLLSLEVDIVKVFAPEHGFRGKADAGEKVNDEVDEKTGLPILSLYGKKNRKPSVEKLIDVDVLVFDLQDVGARFYTYISTLHYVMEACAEQNKPLIILDRPNPNGFYVDGPVLKKGSESFIGMHPVPIVHGMTIGEYAQMINGEKWLKDGIQCPLTVVKCAHYKHSDLYELPVAPSPNLPNMAAVYLYPSLCLFEGTDVSVGRGTTKPFQQYGAPYLDSDYSFVPEPMFGAKHPKREGETCYGIDLQEFGLGYLLTYRKLYLNWLVSAYDQSDKNNFFRKDGFFTLLTGDPKFKQMIENGMNAQEVWRTFHEEAVVFKKEVRSKYLLYEE; encoded by the coding sequence ATGAAGGTTTTGAATTCAAAATGGATAGGAGTAGAATTGATGGTACTGCTTCTTTGTGTGCTACCATTAAGTATAATTACTCAGAACTTTGACAGATCGATCATTACTGGGGCGGAGCGAGTTGAAGATTATCTGCCATTACTAAAAGATAAAAAAGTGGGCATTGTAACTAATCAAACTGGGATCATTAAAGATGTTCATCTGGTGGATTCGCTATTGTCCTTGGAAGTTGATATAGTGAAAGTTTTTGCGCCAGAACATGGCTTTAGAGGTAAAGCGGATGCTGGAGAAAAGGTGAATGACGAAGTAGATGAAAAGACAGGTCTGCCTATTTTGTCTTTATATGGAAAGAAGAATAGAAAGCCTTCGGTTGAAAAACTAATTGATGTCGATGTGTTGGTCTTTGACTTGCAAGATGTTGGGGCTCGTTTCTACACCTACATTAGTACGTTGCATTACGTAATGGAGGCTTGTGCTGAGCAGAATAAACCGCTGATTATACTTGACCGACCTAACCCAAATGGTTTTTATGTTGATGGACCAGTGTTGAAGAAGGGTTCTGAATCGTTTATTGGGATGCATCCTGTTCCCATTGTTCATGGAATGACAATTGGTGAGTACGCACAAATGATTAATGGAGAAAAATGGTTGAAAGATGGTATTCAGTGTCCGCTGACTGTTGTGAAGTGTGCGCATTATAAGCATAGTGACTTGTATGAGCTTCCTGTAGCCCCATCTCCCAACCTCCCTAATATGGCAGCCGTGTACTTATATCCCTCACTGTGTTTATTTGAAGGAACTGATGTGAGTGTTGGAAGAGGTACAACAAAGCCATTTCAGCAATATGGAGCGCCCTACTTGGATTCGGATTATTCTTTTGTTCCAGAACCTATGTTTGGAGCAAAACATCCTAAGCGGGAGGGGGAGACTTGTTATGGAATAGATCTTCAGGAGTTCGGATTAGGCTATTTACTGACGTATCGAAAACTTTATTTGAATTGGCTAGTTTCTGCTTACGACCAAAGCGACAAGAATAATTTTTTCAGGAAGGATGGTTTCTTTACACTGCTTACTGGTGATCCAAAATTTAAGCAGATGATTGAAAATGGTATGAATGCGCAAGAGGTTTGGAGAACTTTTCACGAAGAGGCTGTGGTCTTTAAGAAGGAAGTAAGAAGTAAATACTTGCTTTATGAAGAATAA
- a CDS encoding ABC transporter permease, with the protein MGLKTEFFIARRMLRGGYDKKISKPIVNLASIGIILGVAVMILSVSVANGFQDEVRDKVLGFGGHIQITEVFSNESQETTKMLIQQDWKQDIEDDPDLNQIQMIAYKPGIIQSKEVTDTTISGKDIREISGVIFKGISEDYDFNFIQKTLKEGTIPNYNLSGAPNDSVLISLYTANQLKVTVGDKLSCFFVTESGPKQQNFLVGGIYETGLEDFDKQFVYIDLSQIQKINKWGIETYITIEETCKNGFVILSAETYGGNGRYYHSWNNSPFSEASRIPLCIEEGEITVQLISSEVVNSGYFEEADLHGVPDTAWLKITKLTDSSSCDCETPSASTQLDFIDDSTTLFTAGNSKYQAILTTSGGSNKAYCGGYEVLVNSFEDLDEAKKAVQFYTNQELNVQSITDRHPEIFNWLNMLDLNVVIIIGLMILVAIINMTSALLVIILERTRMIGIMKALGGKNWTIRKVFLINGSYIILRGILIGTLLAILIIYLQNTFGFLKLSQSNYYVSEVPMHYVWLPIILINLGSFVICNLAMLLPSYLVTRIQPVKAIKFE; encoded by the coding sequence ATGGGACTAAAAACGGAGTTTTTCATAGCAAGAAGAATGTTACGTGGAGGCTACGATAAAAAAATTTCGAAACCCATCGTAAACCTGGCTTCTATAGGCATTATTCTCGGTGTAGCCGTAATGATTCTATCAGTATCTGTTGCAAATGGCTTTCAGGACGAAGTCAGAGATAAAGTACTTGGTTTCGGAGGTCATATTCAAATCACCGAGGTATTCAGTAATGAGTCTCAGGAGACCACAAAAATGCTCATTCAACAAGACTGGAAGCAAGACATAGAAGATGACCCTGATTTGAATCAAATACAAATGATTGCATACAAACCAGGGATAATCCAAAGCAAAGAAGTAACAGACACAACTATTTCAGGAAAAGATATTCGTGAGATTTCAGGGGTTATATTCAAAGGGATTAGCGAAGATTATGACTTTAACTTCATTCAAAAAACTTTAAAAGAGGGAACGATTCCGAATTATAACCTTTCAGGCGCCCCCAATGACTCTGTACTCATTTCCTTATATACTGCCAATCAATTAAAAGTAACGGTTGGAGACAAATTGAGCTGCTTCTTTGTTACGGAAAGCGGTCCCAAACAACAGAACTTTCTAGTAGGCGGTATTTATGAAACAGGATTGGAAGACTTTGATAAGCAATTTGTCTATATCGATTTATCTCAGATTCAAAAGATCAATAAGTGGGGAATAGAGACCTATATCACCATTGAAGAAACCTGCAAGAATGGTTTTGTAATCTTATCTGCTGAGACTTACGGAGGTAATGGAAGGTATTATCACAGCTGGAACAATTCGCCCTTCTCTGAAGCTAGCCGTATTCCTCTTTGCATCGAAGAAGGAGAAATTACGGTTCAATTGATTAGTTCTGAGGTGGTCAACTCTGGTTATTTTGAAGAGGCAGACCTTCATGGAGTTCCAGATACGGCCTGGTTAAAAATAACTAAACTTACAGATTCAAGCTCTTGTGATTGTGAAACTCCCTCAGCCTCAACTCAACTTGACTTTATTGATGACAGCACTACCCTATTTACCGCTGGAAATAGTAAGTACCAAGCTATTCTTACAACAAGTGGAGGCTCCAATAAAGCCTATTGCGGGGGGTATGAAGTTTTAGTGAATAGTTTTGAAGATTTGGATGAAGCAAAGAAAGCCGTTCAGTTTTATACCAATCAGGAATTAAATGTTCAGAGCATTACCGATAGACATCCAGAAATATTCAATTGGTTGAATATGCTAGACCTCAACGTAGTCATCATTATTGGTTTAATGATTCTTGTGGCAATCATCAATATGACTTCCGCATTATTGGTAATTATACTCGAGCGAACGCGTATGATTGGCATCATGAAAGCCCTAGGAGGTAAAAACTGGACGATTCGAAAAGTTTTTTTAATCAATGGAAGCTATATCATTCTAAGAGGAATTCTAATAGGTACGCTACTCGCCATTTTGATCATCTATCTGCAAAACACATTTGGGTTTCTAAAGCTATCTCAAAGCAACTACTACGTCAGCGAGGTTCCAATGCATTATGTTTGGCTCCCAATTATATTGATTAATTTGGGATCCTTCGTAATTTGTAACCTAGCAATGTTATTGCCAAGCTATTTGGTAACCCGCATTCAACCGGTAAAAGCTATTAAGTTCGAGTAA
- the rlmH gene encoding 23S rRNA (pseudouridine(1915)-N(3))-methyltransferase RlmH: MIKLIAVGKTVKQYLKEGEQEYDKRLDRYTKFEEVILPELKRASSLSVDEIKRKEGKLILEKIDPTDFVIVLDEKGRTLSSIDFAKWIDEKQIYGRSKLVFIIGGAYGFSSEVYDRAQYKLSLSKMTFSHQMIRMLFKEQLYRAFTIIKGEPYHHS, encoded by the coding sequence ATGATCAAGTTAATTGCGGTAGGCAAAACGGTAAAACAATACCTGAAAGAAGGTGAACAAGAATATGACAAAAGGCTTGATCGCTACACGAAGTTTGAAGAGGTTATACTTCCCGAACTAAAAAGGGCTTCCAGCCTATCTGTTGATGAAATCAAGCGAAAAGAAGGGAAGTTGATTCTTGAAAAAATTGACCCCACAGATTTCGTCATAGTGTTAGACGAAAAAGGGAGAACGCTGAGTTCTATTGATTTTGCCAAGTGGATTGATGAAAAACAAATTTATGGAAGGTCAAAGTTAGTGTTCATTATAGGTGGGGCTTATGGATTCTCATCAGAAGTTTATGACCGTGCTCAATATAAACTATCTTTGTCTAAAATGACCTTTTCTCATCAGATGATCAGGATGCTTTTTAAAGAGCAACTATACAGAGCATTCACAATCATTAAAGGAGAACCGTATCACCACTCATAG